CGTGCGCGCTATGAAGAATATGGGCGTCTGGGACCTGCGCCTGATTCGTCCGTGTCGGTACGAGCCGAATCGCCTCGAACAGATCGCGCACGATACGCGGGATCTCGTCGAGCGCATCAGGCACTTCGACACCATTGACGAAGCGTTGTCCGACTGTGTGCGGGTGGTGGCGTTCTCCGGTCGCCGCC
The Gemmatimonadaceae bacterium genome window above contains:
- a CDS encoding RNA methyltransferase; its protein translation is MSDSLLTAVTVVLYESQDPINIGAVVRAMKNMGVWDLRLIRPCRYEPNRLEQIAHDTRDLVERIRHFDTIDEALSDCVRVVAFSGRR